The Paenibacillus mucilaginosus 3016 genome includes the window AATAACAAGAACAAAGGGTCTGGAGTGGTTCCGGCCAAAGGAGGGGATGTCATGAAGATCAACGGGCGATACGAGAACATGGATGGAATTCGGCTGCGCAAGAAGCTCCCTTTTATCCAGAAGTGGCGCAAGGAACGCAAGAAAATCAAGCTCAAGGACTGGAGCTATACTGTGCCCCAATGCGGGGAGAAGCAGATTGAGTTTCTGAAAAGCAATCATACCGAACCGACGATGACCTGGATCGGCCATTCCTCGTTCCTGCTGCAGATGGAAGGCAAGAACCTGCTGACCGATCCGGTGTGGGCCCAGCGGATGGGGCTGGAGAAACGGCTCGCGCCTCCCGGTCTGATGCCGTCGGATCTGCCGCGGATCGATGCGGTCCTGCTGTCGCACAGCCACTATGACCACATGGATATGCCTTCGCTGCGCACCGTACACCAGCGCAATCCGGGGGTTCAGATGCTGGTACCTGTGGGTCTGGGCAAAAAGCTGAAAAGCAGCGGGTTTCAGAAAGTTACGGAAGTGAATTGGTGGGATACGGTGAGGCTCGACGGCTTGGAGCTGCACTTCGTGCCGGCTCAGCACTGGACCCGCCGTACGCTCTTTGATACGAACGCTTCCCATTGGGGAGGATGGGTGCTGCGTCCGGTAACGCATCACGGAGAACGTCTTGCCGTCTATTTCGTAGGAGACAGTGCGTATTTCGGGGGATTCAAAACAATCGGTGAACGATTCCGGATTGGGTGGGCACTGATGCCGATCGGGGCTTATGACCCGGAGTGGTATACCGGCAAGCAGCATGTGAATCCGGAGGAAGCGGTACAGGCCTTCATCGACTGCGGGGCAGATGTCTGTGTGCCGATGCACTACGGCACCTTCCGCCTGGCAGACGACACGCCGCGGGAAGCGCTGGACCGGCTTCACGCGGCGTGGGAACGCCATGGTCTTGCTCCCGAGCGTCTTCGCATTCTGACCTTCGGCGAGACAGTAAGGCCGCTTGCGGAAACGGTGGGAGCCAGAGGGTAAAAAGAGGGGGTTAGCTCCGGTCCCGGCGGGACATCTGCTGCCATACGGAGCCGGCGGCTTCCTCGCCGCCCTCGATCCGCTCGAGTGCCATGCGGATCTGCAGACGGACTTCGAATTCGGGTTCATCCTCGGCCGCTTTCAAGGCTGGCAGTGCCGTTTCGTCCCCAAGCTCATAGAGGAAGCGGGCCGCCCGCCAGCGGACGAGCTTGTTCGGGTCGGAGAGCGCGGCGATCATGGCCTCCTGTGCCGCGGGATCCCCGAGATCGGACAGCGTATCCCCGGCGGTCCGGCGGACGGACGGGGAAGGATCCTGAAGCGCCCGGTACAGATGCGGAAGGACGACAGGGTCCTTCAGGTCCCCGAGGTATACGGAAGCGAGGCGGCGTACCGCTGCCTGCTCGTCATCCAGGGCGATGAGCAGCAGCGGAAGCGTTTCGGCGGAAGGCTGAATCCGGCGCAGCGCCGCATACCGCTCCTTCCATTCGGGCGAGCGCAGCAGGGCTTCCGCCTCCGCATAGGACAGCTCCCGCCGGGTTTTCTCGGCGCGCTGCTGCGCATCGCCCGTACCGGCTCCGGCTGCAGCTTGGGCCGCGAGTTCTTCCAGCTGCGCGTCGGAATAGGCGGCGTCAAGCTCCTGCACCACATCTTCCAACACCTCCTGCAGGGAGCCGTAACGGGTATCCCATTCCTCGAGGGTGCGCTCCTTGATCAGGTTGGGAGAAGCGGAGGCCGCCCGGACCGCCGTGTCGCTGAAGCGGGAGGGCAGGGCCGCCCGCTGTTCTTCGTCACCGCTGGAGACGCGAACCTGCAGCGGGATGCCGCGGAAGTGCTGCAGGAATACATGGACTTCGCCGAAGGATGCATCGGCCGTTGTCCCTTCTCCGTTCCCGGCGTCGGGGCCTTCCGCAGCGGGATGGGAGCTGCCCTGCGGATGGGCGGATTCCGTGACACCAAGCACTTCCCGGACCTCGGCGAGGATGCGGCCCCAGTCTCCCTTGGGCATCCGGTCTACGGCGATGAAATCCGCGGCACGGTAGAAGGCTTTGACTCCCTCGATCGACAGCAGGCGCTGCAGCTCGGGCGTCGGCGCTTCCGCAGCCTGCTCCCGGGTATAAGTTTCACGTACACCGCTGGGGAGCGACTCGCTCATATTGATCTTCATGGTGTTGGGGCTGGGGGTCGGTTCAATGGATACGATGGGCATCGGTGTACTAACTCCTTCTATTATATATATCGTTCTTGAATGATACGGAGATGGTGCAGTTCATGGCCGGCGATAATGTAGGCGAGTGCACGGGCGGTAATCGGATA containing:
- a CDS encoding MBL fold metallo-hydrolase, producing MKINGRYENMDGIRLRKKLPFIQKWRKERKKIKLKDWSYTVPQCGEKQIEFLKSNHTEPTMTWIGHSSFLLQMEGKNLLTDPVWAQRMGLEKRLAPPGLMPSDLPRIDAVLLSHSHYDHMDMPSLRTVHQRNPGVQMLVPVGLGKKLKSSGFQKVTEVNWWDTVRLDGLELHFVPAQHWTRRTLFDTNASHWGGWVLRPVTHHGERLAVYFVGDSAYFGGFKTIGERFRIGWALMPIGAYDPEWYTGKQHVNPEEAVQAFIDCGADVCVPMHYGTFRLADDTPREALDRLHAAWERHGLAPERLRILTFGETVRPLAETVGARG
- a CDS encoding conserved virulence factor C family protein; protein product: MPIVSIEPTPSPNTMKINMSESLPSGVRETYTREQAAEAPTPELQRLLSIEGVKAFYRAADFIAVDRMPKGDWGRILAEVREVLGVTESAHPQGSSHPAAEGPDAGNGEGTTADASFGEVHVFLQHFRGIPLQVRVSSGDEEQRAALPSRFSDTAVRAASASPNLIKERTLEEWDTRYGSLQEVLEDVVQELDAAYSDAQLEELAAQAAAGAGTGDAQQRAEKTRRELSYAEAEALLRSPEWKERYAALRRIQPSAETLPLLLIALDDEQAAVRRLASVYLGDLKDPVVLPHLYRALQDPSPSVRRTAGDTLSDLGDPAAQEAMIAALSDPNKLVRWRAARFLYELGDETALPALKAAEDEPEFEVRLQIRMALERIEGGEEAAGSVWQQMSRRDRS